From the genome of Pukyongia salina, one region includes:
- a CDS encoding SprT-like domain-containing protein, whose product MTDLLAKYIPTAAVNPVFELIKQHNVHLKIVNERVTRHGDYKKLTNGGHQITVNANLNKYRFLITLIHEIAHLVAFKDFGRSIKPHGKEWKHVFQQLMLPFIRPEIFPSSLLPLLAIHFKNPKASSDTDSKLSLGLKAYDPPNDKNYIFEIPYGGTFRLYNGKMFKRGNKRVKRYECLEISTGRIYLFNPNAEVEFIK is encoded by the coding sequence ATGACAGACCTCTTAGCAAAATATATACCTACGGCTGCGGTTAATCCTGTATTCGAATTGATCAAGCAACACAATGTTCATCTCAAGATAGTGAACGAAAGGGTTACCAGGCATGGAGACTATAAAAAGCTTACCAATGGTGGTCATCAGATAACAGTAAATGCAAATTTGAACAAATACCGTTTCCTTATCACTTTGATTCATGAAATTGCACATTTGGTGGCGTTTAAGGATTTCGGGCGAAGCATAAAACCTCATGGTAAAGAATGGAAGCATGTATTTCAGCAATTGATGTTGCCATTTATACGACCTGAGATATTTCCTTCATCTCTATTACCCCTGCTGGCTATTCACTTTAAGAATCCGAAGGCCTCCAGCGATACAGACAGCAAGTTATCCCTGGGGTTAAAGGCGTACGATCCGCCTAATGATAAAAACTATATATTTGAGATACCATACGGCGGCACTTTTCGGTTATATAATGGAAAGATGTTTAAGCGTGGTAACAAACGGGTTAAGCGCTATGAATGCCTTGAAATTTCCACGGGTAGGATCTATTTGTTCAACCCCAATGCTGAAGTTGAATTTATTAAATGA